The Caldibacillus debilis DSM 16016 genome includes a window with the following:
- a CDS encoding PrkA family serine protein kinase, which yields MRILDKIAQARMEEEKLKWEGTFAEYLELLKEKPWIAQSAHARIYNMIKDAGVEEDENGRKRYKFFSGHLFGLEEALERLVEEYFHPAAKRLDVRKRILLLMGPVSGGKSTLVNLLKRGLEAYTRTEKGAVYAIKDCPMHEDPLHLIPNHLREDFYQEFGIRIEGNLSPLNMMRLEQEFGGRIEEVPVERIFFSEDRRVGIGTFSPSDPKSQDIADLTGSIDFSTIARYGSESDPRAYRFDGELNKANRGLMEFQEMLKSDEKFLWHLLSLTQEGNFKAGRFALISADEMIIAHTNETEYRSFIANKKNEALHSRIIVMPIPYNLKVSEEEKIYEKMIKESDAADVHIAPHTLRIAAMFTVLTRLREPKRGDMDLIKKMRLYDGEMVEGFSQADADELKKEFADEGMSGIDPRYVINRISSAIIRKGVPSINALDVLRSLKEGLDQHPSITPELKEKYLNFISLVRREYDEIAKKEVQKAFVYSYEESAKTLMENYLDNVEAYCNRTKLRDPLTGEEINPDEKLMRSIEEQIGISENAKKAFREEILIRISAYARKGKKFDYNSHDRLREAIQKKLFADLKDIVKITTSTKTPDEQQLKKINEVIARLIDEYGYNSISANELLKYVGSLLNR from the coding sequence ATGGGAAGGAACCTTTGCCGAATATTTGGAGCTGTTAAAGGAAAAGCCGTGGATTGCCCAATCGGCCCATGCCAGAATATACAACATGATCAAAGATGCGGGCGTGGAAGAGGATGAGAACGGGAGGAAAAGGTACAAATTTTTCAGCGGCCATCTCTTCGGGCTGGAAGAGGCGCTGGAACGGCTGGTCGAAGAATATTTTCATCCGGCGGCCAAACGTTTGGATGTGCGCAAGCGGATCCTCCTGCTGATGGGGCCGGTCAGCGGCGGCAAATCCACATTGGTAAATTTGCTGAAGCGGGGCTTGGAAGCTTATACCCGGACGGAGAAAGGGGCGGTCTACGCCATCAAGGATTGTCCGATGCATGAAGATCCTCTCCACTTGATCCCGAACCATCTGCGGGAGGATTTTTATCAGGAGTTCGGGATCCGGATTGAAGGCAACCTGTCCCCTTTGAACATGATGCGGCTGGAACAGGAATTCGGCGGGAGAATCGAAGAAGTACCGGTGGAGCGGATCTTTTTTTCCGAAGACCGCCGCGTCGGCATCGGCACCTTCAGCCCGTCCGATCCGAAATCCCAGGACATCGCCGATTTAACGGGAAGCATCGACTTTTCCACGATCGCCCGATACGGCTCCGAATCCGATCCGCGCGCCTACCGTTTCGACGGGGAACTGAACAAGGCGAACCGGGGCCTGATGGAATTTCAGGAGATGCTGAAAAGCGATGAAAAATTTTTATGGCATCTGCTTTCCCTCACCCAGGAAGGGAATTTTAAAGCGGGGCGGTTTGCCCTGATTTCCGCCGATGAGATGATCATCGCCCATACGAACGAAACGGAGTACCGTTCCTTCATTGCCAATAAGAAAAACGAGGCCCTTCACTCCCGGATTATCGTCATGCCGATCCCCTATAATTTGAAGGTGAGCGAAGAAGAAAAGATCTATGAAAAAATGATCAAGGAGAGCGACGCCGCCGATGTCCATATCGCTCCCCACACGTTGAGGATCGCCGCCATGTTCACCGTTCTGACCCGGCTGAGGGAACCGAAACGGGGGGATATGGACCTGATCAAGAAAATGCGGCTGTATGACGGGGAAATGGTGGAGGGATTCAGCCAGGCGGACGCGGACGAACTCAAAAAAGAATTCGCCGATGAAGGCATGAGCGGCATCGATCCCCGCTATGTCATCAACCGGATTTCGTCCGCCATTATCCGGAAGGGGGTTCCCTCCATCAACGCCTTGGATGTGCTCCGGTCGCTGAAGGAAGGCCTGGATCAGCATCCTTCCATCACCCCCGAACTGAAGGAAAAATATTTGAATTTCATCTCCCTCGTCCGGAGGGAATACGATGAAATCGCCAAAAAAGAAGTCCAAAAGGCCTTTGTCTACTCCTACGAGGAATCGGCGAAAACCTTGATGGAAAATTATTTGGACAATGTGGAGGCATACTGCAACCGGACGAAATTGCGGGATCCGCTGACGGGCGAGGAAATCAACCCCGACGAAAAACTGATGCGGTCGATCGAAGAGCAGATCGGCATTTCCGAGAACGCGAAAAAGGCGTTCCGGGAAGAAATCCTGATCCGCATTTCCGCCTATGCGCGAAAGGGGAAAAAATTCGACTACAACAGCCATGACCGGCTGCGGGAGGCGATCCAGAAAAAACTGTTCGCCGATTTGAAGGATATCGTGAAGATCACCACCTCGACGAAAACCCCCGACGAGCAGCAGCTGAAGAAGATCAATGAAGTCATCGCCCGCCTCATCGACGAATACGGATACAACTCGATTTCCGCGAATGAATTGTTGAAATATGTCGGCAGCTTGTTAAACCGTTAA
- a CDS encoding hotdog fold thioesterase: MDALGIELEVLDEGYVRASMPVDERTRQPFGYLHGGASVALAETVASVGAHQLIDPENEICFGMEINANHIRPKRDGKVTAEGKILHHGRRSQVWEIRITDETGRLICISRCTIAVVAKEENGGADQNGKGT; encoded by the coding sequence ATGGATGCGTTAGGGATTGAGCTGGAAGTGTTGGATGAGGGTTACGTGCGTGCCAGCATGCCGGTGGACGAACGGACCCGCCAACCCTTCGGCTATTTGCACGGCGGGGCCTCCGTCGCCCTGGCGGAAACGGTGGCGAGCGTGGGCGCCCACCAGCTCATCGATCCGGAAAACGAAATTTGTTTCGGCATGGAAATTAACGCCAACCATATCCGCCCAAAAAGGGACGGGAAGGTCACCGCGGAAGGAAAAATCCTTCATCACGGCCGGCGCAGCCAAGTTTGGGAAATCCGCATCACCGACGAAACGGGCCGATTGATCTGCATTTCCCGATGCACGATCGCCGTCGTCGCCAAAGAAGAAAACGGCGGTGCCGATCAAAATGGAAAGGGAACATGA
- a CDS encoding MFS transporter: MEISPSKRNLSILWVANFLVASSTTMIMPFLSLYIETMGNFSEEYVQKWAGFVFSVTFITAFLFSPFWGRIGDKYGYKPILLITGTGIAVSIFFMGFMHSVHQLFLLRLFMGAVTGFIPTSLALIAAQTPKKIVGEVLGTLQTGNVTGSLFGPLIGGMMADHFGFQYTFVYTSVVIFIATLVVLFGVKEKKRPEKAKREKTYTGKEVISFIFHKKVLLSMMLITFFVQMANFTIQPLLALYVNKLTHAENVAFLAGMAFSASGFGNLLATRQWGRLGDHIGHEKVIQFLLMAGAILFLPMAFVHSLWQLVILRFFYGMCMGGIIPCTTAYVRLVAPLEVQGEIQGYQVSFRFLGNVIGPVTGGVISGYIGISSVFFITSGILAAAFLLLLWGSKREKRERERKKLLFGSF, from the coding sequence ATGGAAATTTCTCCTTCGAAACGAAACTTGTCCATTTTGTGGGTCGCGAATTTTTTAGTGGCCTCCAGCACCACCATGATCATGCCTTTTCTTTCCCTGTACATTGAAACGATGGGGAATTTCAGTGAAGAGTATGTGCAAAAATGGGCAGGTTTTGTCTTCAGCGTAACCTTTATCACCGCCTTCCTCTTCTCTCCGTTCTGGGGACGCATCGGCGACAAATACGGCTATAAACCGATTTTGCTGATAACGGGGACGGGCATAGCGGTCAGCATCTTTTTCATGGGATTTATGCATTCGGTCCACCAATTGTTTCTCCTGCGGCTGTTTATGGGCGCCGTGACGGGATTCATTCCCACCTCCCTCGCCCTCATCGCCGCCCAGACGCCGAAAAAAATCGTCGGTGAAGTCCTCGGGACTTTGCAGACGGGGAACGTGACGGGAAGTTTGTTCGGGCCGTTAATCGGCGGAATGATGGCCGATCATTTCGGATTTCAATATACCTTTGTTTACACATCCGTCGTCATCTTCATCGCCACATTGGTCGTCCTTTTCGGCGTGAAAGAGAAGAAGCGGCCGGAAAAAGCGAAAAGGGAAAAAACCTATACCGGGAAAGAAGTTATCTCGTTCATCTTTCATAAAAAAGTCCTGCTGTCGATGATGCTGATCACTTTTTTCGTCCAAATGGCCAATTTCACCATCCAACCGTTGCTGGCGCTTTATGTGAATAAGCTCACCCATGCGGAAAACGTCGCGTTTTTGGCGGGGATGGCCTTTTCCGCCTCCGGTTTCGGCAATCTGCTAGCGACCCGCCAATGGGGAAGATTGGGCGACCATATCGGCCATGAAAAGGTCATTCAGTTTTTGTTGATGGCCGGTGCCATCCTGTTTCTGCCCATGGCCTTCGTCCATTCCTTATGGCAGCTCGTCATTTTGCGCTTTTTCTACGGCATGTGCATGGGCGGCATCATCCCGTGCACGACGGCCTATGTCCGCCTGGTGGCTCCCTTGGAAGTGCAGGGGGAAATCCAGGGCTACCAGGTCAGTTTCCGCTTCCTCGGAAACGTCATCGGCCCTGTGACGGGCGGGGTGATTTCCGGGTATATCGGCATTTCCTCCGTCTTTTTTATCACGAGCGGCATTTTGGCCGCCGCCTTTTTGCTGCTCCTTTGGGGCTCGAAGAGAGAAAAGCGGGAAAGGGAAAGGAAAAAATTGTTGTTCGGCAGTTTTTGA
- a CDS encoding ABC transporter ATP-binding protein produces the protein MQIELKNATVIFQSMEPVYALQNVTLSVEKGEWISILGPSGSGKTTLLNVIAGLLPLTSGSIQVDGGDLSEYGQDELQEYRREKIGFIFQDYRLFDQFTVLENTMLPQWPYQPKKLIREKSEAVLERLGMGHRLHALPQELSGGEKQRAAIARAILHDPQILLCDEPTGNLDEGNRRNILQILKGLNDNGMTILFVTHDQEAAAYGSRTLTIRDGKLREGGEIGDLP, from the coding sequence TTGCAGATTGAATTGAAGAACGCGACCGTCATCTTCCAATCGATGGAACCGGTCTATGCCCTGCAAAACGTCACCTTGTCCGTCGAAAAAGGAGAGTGGATATCGATCCTCGGCCCGTCGGGGTCGGGAAAAACCACGTTGTTGAATGTGATCGCCGGCCTGCTTCCGTTGACGTCCGGCTCCATCCAAGTGGACGGCGGCGATTTGTCCGAATATGGCCAGGACGAATTGCAGGAATACCGGCGCGAGAAAATCGGCTTTATTTTCCAGGATTATCGCCTCTTTGACCAGTTTACCGTGTTGGAAAACACGATGCTTCCCCAATGGCCGTATCAGCCCAAAAAGCTGATCCGGGAAAAGTCGGAAGCCGTGTTGGAAAGGTTGGGGATGGGCCATCGCCTGCACGCATTGCCGCAGGAATTGTCGGGGGGCGAAAAACAGCGCGCGGCGATCGCCCGCGCCATTCTCCATGATCCGCAAATCTTGTTGTGCGATGAGCCGACAGGCAATTTGGACGAAGGAAACCGGCGAAATATTTTGCAGATATTGAAAGGATTGAATGACAACGGGATGACCATTTTGTTTGTCACCCATGATCAGGAAGCGGCGGCATACGGATCAAGGACGTTAACCATCCGGGACGGAAAGCTGCGGGAAGGCGGAGAAATCGGTGATCTTCCATGA
- a CDS encoding FtsX-like permease family protein, with product MSRLLFKRILRKKTIHLLFVLSLVGILLALPAAAASLGNIHRQVKTDITYYARGSYDLLVRPPGAKHPLEDKMGIVPENYIGFGNGGISVEQWERIKNRKDIEIAAPVASLGYFTGINNDISIYPPEHEYNRYLMQFYTSDGINDYAIKPEYACFILKYPMAYQVDGNTFETDNEYLISHKDLLNECTDKKAAFLLPDTYHLLVAIDPEEEEKLTGVSFSDIDPDSPKMGLGAMFVRDSFPDAKAVPVIEVLDGKTSLKAKLRIDELELSRKDIQKFRERLGLSEPGDNDSYNISFINQWGTEKYDRLVDELLAMKEKSRKEYDLDLSDFVKIYKQNEKGVYVNEEGKIGTVYDLPDSYPGMGYLVEHNFADSTVYYRSGFLNYVTENGRLAVKKLDELNGVPIYREIEKHGMKTTEVNRDEDLRKKITFILDPVGTVKMGNKKEQLAASPLGIYQFAPVKYIGDGEHHGVTLEPTITPGSFVTPAAKGLTNIQSAAWIKGDKPIDAIRVKVAGIEGYTKAAAEKIEKVAKEIEAMGLEVTMIAGASPQKLKVDVEGVGLVEESWTTLGAAGTIVDEWNLTNVIIGVLFAFVALFYLINRMLFWEVDNRRDVLLFHQLGWKRKHIIGWFRQEMAVLLLLSASISLPGAWALQKWGRFGADFYLWFLIVLLAAAFILLVVLPFKFRGIVRERREFRAAKRKKAANSESLVRKNLSYYGKHIRPPFAQIGIVSLLSSFVYLSIGSTGEQTGITLLGEYINLQTDRISGFLIGTSYVLAGSTLIESILSLLKVREKELENFRLIGWKNRHIFRLYLKETAAWSALAAASGCAASAALYSAFYPIHWKGFLFLGANWAGFTLLLLAVSAFTIRWRIRGGSGGISGKVLQEGKGKVDAGQSF from the coding sequence ATGAGCCGGCTGTTGTTCAAACGGATTCTCCGTAAAAAAACCATCCACCTGCTGTTTGTCCTTTCCCTTGTCGGCATCCTTCTGGCCCTGCCCGCGGCGGCTGCTTCCTTGGGGAATATTCATCGCCAGGTGAAAACGGATATCACCTATTATGCGAGGGGGAGCTATGATCTTTTAGTCCGGCCGCCCGGCGCAAAACATCCGTTGGAAGACAAAATGGGGATTGTGCCGGAAAACTACATCGGCTTCGGCAACGGGGGGATTTCCGTCGAACAATGGGAACGGATCAAAAACCGGAAGGATATTGAGATTGCCGCTCCCGTCGCCTCCTTGGGGTATTTTACCGGGATCAATAACGACATCAGCATCTATCCGCCCGAACATGAATACAACCGCTACCTCATGCAATTTTACACGTCCGACGGCATCAACGACTATGCCATCAAGCCGGAGTACGCCTGCTTTATATTGAAATATCCGATGGCGTATCAGGTGGATGGCAATACCTTTGAAACGGACAATGAGTATTTGATCAGCCACAAGGATTTATTAAATGAATGCACGGACAAGAAAGCCGCTTTCCTTTTGCCCGACACCTATCATTTGTTGGTGGCCATCGATCCGGAAGAGGAGGAAAAATTGACGGGCGTTTCCTTTTCTGACATTGACCCGGATTCTCCCAAAATGGGTTTGGGAGCCATGTTTGTCAGAGACAGTTTCCCCGACGCAAAAGCCGTGCCGGTGATCGAGGTGCTCGACGGGAAGACTTCCCTCAAAGCGAAGCTCAGGATCGATGAACTGGAGTTAAGCAGGAAGGATATCCAAAAATTCCGCGAAAGGCTGGGCCTTTCCGAACCGGGGGATAACGATTCTTACAATATATCTTTTATCAATCAATGGGGCACGGAAAAATACGACCGGTTGGTTGACGAACTCTTGGCAATGAAAGAAAAAAGCCGGAAGGAATACGATCTGGACCTGTCGGATTTTGTGAAGATTTATAAGCAAAATGAGAAAGGAGTTTATGTTAATGAGGAAGGAAAAATAGGCACGGTGTACGACCTTCCGGACAGTTATCCGGGGATGGGCTATTTGGTTGAGCATAACTTTGCGGACAGTACCGTCTATTACCGTTCCGGTTTTTTAAACTATGTAACAGAAAACGGCCGCTTGGCCGTGAAGAAGCTGGACGAGTTAAACGGGGTTCCGATCTATCGGGAAATCGAAAAACATGGTATGAAAACAACGGAAGTCAATCGTGATGAGGACCTGAGGAAGAAGATTACGTTCATCCTCGACCCGGTGGGCACCGTGAAAATGGGGAACAAAAAGGAACAGCTGGCGGCCAGCCCCCTCGGCATCTACCAGTTCGCCCCCGTGAAATATATTGGGGACGGCGAGCATCATGGGGTCACCCTGGAGCCGACGATTACCCCGGGCAGTTTCGTCACTCCCGCGGCGAAGGGGTTGACGAATATCCAATCGGCGGCATGGATAAAGGGAGACAAACCGATCGATGCCATCCGCGTAAAGGTCGCCGGCATTGAAGGGTATACCAAGGCGGCCGCCGAAAAAATTGAAAAAGTGGCGAAGGAAATTGAAGCGATGGGACTGGAGGTGACCATGATCGCCGGGGCCTCGCCGCAAAAATTAAAAGTGGACGTCGAAGGCGTCGGCCTAGTCGAAGAATCGTGGACCACCCTCGGCGCGGCGGGGACGATCGTGGATGAATGGAATTTGACCAACGTCATCATTGGTGTCCTGTTCGCTTTTGTCGCTCTTTTCTACCTCATCAACCGGATGCTTTTTTGGGAGGTCGATAACCGAAGGGATGTGCTGCTCTTCCATCAACTCGGGTGGAAGCGGAAGCACATCATCGGATGGTTCAGGCAAGAAATGGCGGTTCTCCTCCTGCTTTCGGCGTCGATTTCCCTGCCGGGGGCATGGGCTTTGCAAAAATGGGGAAGATTCGGGGCCGATTTTTACCTTTGGTTTTTGATCGTTCTTCTTGCCGCCGCGTTCATCCTGCTCGTCGTGCTTCCTTTCAAATTTCGCGGCATTGTCCGGGAGCGGCGGGAATTCCGGGCGGCAAAAAGGAAAAAGGCCGCAAACAGCGAGTCTTTGGTCCGGAAAAACCTTTCCTATTACGGGAAGCATATCCGTCCGCCCTTCGCCCAGATCGGGATCGTCAGCCTGTTGTCTTCCTTTGTCTACCTCTCCATCGGTTCCACCGGGGAACAAACGGGGATAACCCTGTTGGGCGAATACATCAATTTGCAGACGGACCGGATTTCCGGCTTCCTCATCGGGACCTCCTATGTCCTGGCCGGTTCCACCTTGATCGAAAGCATCCTTTCCCTGCTGAAAGTGCGCGAGAAGGAATTGGAAAACTTCCGGCTCATCGGGTGGAAAAACCGTCATATTTTCCGGCTCTATCTAAAGGAAACGGCGGCCTGGTCCGCCCTGGCGGCCGCATCGGGCTGCGCGGCAAGCGCCGCGCTGTACAGCGCCTTCTATCCGATCCATTGGAAAGGATTTCTTTTCTTGGGGGCCAACTGGGCGGGGTTTACCTTGCTTTTGCTCGCCGTTTCCGCCTTTACCATCCGCTGGCGGATAAGGGGCGGTTCCGGCGGTATTTCCGGGAAAGTCCTGCAGGAGGGGAAAGGAAAGGTTGATGCGGGGCAAAGCTTTTAA
- a CDS encoding MalY/PatB family protein yields the protein MAVFSDAWIDRTSTDSVKWKVPKKIYRRDDLLPMWVADMDFLSPREITEALIKRAEHGIYGYAAPPGSLFSTIRLWLEKRFHWTVPEDSILLGPGVVSSLALAIRALTDAGDKILIQSPVYHPFYQVIKNNGRELAVNPLVYDGNAYTIDFDDLERKLKNGVKAFLLCSPHNPVGRVWKRDELEAIGALCEKYGVYILSDEIHADIVYEPNRHLPIASLHPAWERQSITFMAPSKTFNIPGLQASFMVIADRDIRKKVKREQQKIAFHGPNLFANIAMEAAYQHGEKWLEELLSYLKENVRMSIEFLKTELPAVRPVVPEGTYLLWLDCRELQLPEEQLMKALIEKGKILLEPGKKFGEEGDGFLRMNIACPRPMLEEGLQRFKRAFS from the coding sequence ATGGCTGTTTTTTCAGACGCATGGATCGACCGAACGTCAACCGACAGCGTCAAATGGAAGGTCCCGAAAAAAATCTATCGACGGGACGATCTCTTGCCCATGTGGGTGGCCGATATGGATTTCCTTTCGCCAAGGGAAATTACGGAAGCTTTGATCAAACGGGCGGAACACGGGATTTACGGCTACGCCGCTCCCCCCGGCTCTCTATTTTCAACGATCCGGCTATGGCTTGAAAAAAGATTTCACTGGACGGTCCCGGAAGATTCCATCCTGTTGGGTCCGGGCGTCGTCTCCTCCCTCGCCCTGGCCATCCGCGCCCTCACGGATGCGGGGGACAAGATCCTGATCCAATCCCCGGTTTATCACCCTTTCTACCAGGTGATCAAAAACAACGGCCGGGAACTTGCCGTCAATCCTTTGGTGTACGACGGGAATGCTTATACGATCGATTTCGACGATCTGGAAAGGAAGCTGAAAAACGGGGTAAAAGCCTTTCTTTTATGCAGCCCCCACAATCCGGTCGGACGGGTCTGGAAAAGGGACGAGCTGGAAGCGATCGGGGCATTGTGCGAAAAATACGGGGTCTACATCCTGTCCGACGAAATCCATGCGGATATCGTGTATGAACCGAATCGCCATCTGCCGATCGCGTCTTTGCATCCCGCGTGGGAAAGACAAAGCATCACCTTCATGGCACCGAGCAAAACCTTCAACATCCCCGGGCTGCAGGCCTCATTTATGGTCATCGCCGACCGGGACATCCGGAAAAAGGTGAAAAGGGAGCAGCAGAAAATCGCTTTCCACGGTCCCAATCTTTTTGCCAACATCGCCATGGAGGCCGCCTATCAACACGGGGAAAAATGGCTGGAGGAACTGCTTTCTTACCTGAAAGAAAACGTGAGGATGTCCATTGAATTTCTAAAAACGGAGCTGCCTGCGGTCCGGCCGGTCGTTCCGGAAGGCACCTATCTGCTCTGGCTCGATTGCCGGGAATTGCAGCTTCCCGAGGAACAATTGATGAAGGCTTTGATCGAAAAAGGAAAAATCCTGTTGGAACCGGGGAAAAAATTCGGCGAGGAGGGCGACGGATTCCTGCGGATGAACATCGCCTGCCCGAGGCCGATGCTGGAGGAAGGATTGCAGCGGTTCAAACGGGCGTTCTCGTAA
- a CDS encoding CvfD/Ygs/GSP13 family RNA-binding post-transcriptional regulator translates to MNDKWKVGSVVKGKVIGIQPYGVFVQLSDHVQGLVHISEITNGYVKNIHDYVKIGQVIRVKIIGASGEGKLRLSMKSLEKKQKPPKRKRPDAKMADAKYRRVNLPSGRGFYPLKKKLKEWIAQSMEEYSIKR, encoded by the coding sequence ATGAATGATAAATGGAAAGTCGGAAGCGTCGTCAAAGGGAAAGTGATCGGCATCCAACCGTATGGCGTGTTCGTGCAATTATCCGATCATGTCCAAGGATTGGTTCATATATCCGAAATTACGAATGGCTATGTAAAAAATATCCATGATTATGTGAAAATCGGTCAGGTGATCCGCGTAAAAATCATCGGCGCATCCGGGGAAGGGAAACTCCGGTTGTCGATGAAAAGTTTGGAAAAGAAGCAAAAACCGCCGAAAAGAAAGCGCCCGGACGCGAAAATGGCCGATGCGAAATACCGCCGTGTCAACCTTCCTTCCGGACGGGGATTTTATCCTTTAAAGAAAAAGCTGAAAGAGTGGATCGCCCAATCAATGGAAGAATATTCCATCAAACGTTAA
- a CDS encoding ornithine--oxo-acid transaminase: protein MEVQTLAHRFTEEIIELTEKYGARNYHPLPVVISKAEGVWVEDPEGNKYLDMLSAYSAVNQGHRHPKIVRALKEQADRVTLTSRAFHNDQLGPWYEKVARLTKKEMVLPMNTGAEAVETAVKAARRWAYDVKGVEENKAEIIACEGNFHGRTMLAVSLSSEPEYQRGFGPLLPGIKLVPYGDLEALKEAITENTAAFLVEPIQGEAGIHIPPDGYLRKAYEICKENKVLFLADEIQSGLGRSGKMFACDWEGVVPDVYILGKALGGGVFPISCVAADRDILGVFNPGSHGSTFGGNPLACAVSIAALDVIVEEDLPRRSLELGGYFLEKLRTIDHPDIKEVRGRGLFIGIELHTPARKYCEALKAKRLLCKETHENVIRLAPPLVITKEELDWAFERIQAVFAEMRPAAV, encoded by the coding sequence ATGGAGGTTCAAACATTGGCGCATCGTTTCACGGAAGAAATCATTGAATTGACGGAAAAGTACGGCGCCCGCAATTATCATCCGCTGCCCGTGGTCATTTCCAAAGCGGAAGGGGTATGGGTGGAAGATCCCGAAGGCAATAAATATTTAGACATGCTCAGTGCCTATTCGGCCGTCAATCAGGGCCACCGCCATCCGAAAATCGTCCGGGCGTTAAAAGAACAGGCCGATCGGGTTACGTTGACATCCCGGGCCTTTCACAACGACCAATTGGGCCCGTGGTATGAAAAAGTGGCCCGACTGACGAAAAAAGAGATGGTCCTGCCGATGAACACCGGCGCGGAAGCGGTGGAGACGGCCGTCAAAGCGGCGAGGCGCTGGGCTTACGATGTCAAAGGCGTCGAAGAAAACAAGGCGGAAATTATCGCCTGCGAGGGGAACTTCCACGGACGGACGATGCTCGCCGTCAGCTTATCGTCGGAGCCGGAATACCAACGGGGGTTCGGTCCCCTGCTGCCGGGCATTAAACTCGTTCCATACGGCGATTTGGAAGCGCTAAAGGAAGCGATTACCGAAAATACCGCCGCTTTTCTCGTCGAACCGATCCAAGGGGAAGCCGGCATCCATATTCCGCCGGACGGCTATTTGCGGAAGGCCTACGAGATTTGCAAGGAGAACAAGGTGCTGTTTCTCGCCGATGAAATCCAATCCGGTTTGGGCCGGTCGGGAAAAATGTTCGCCTGCGACTGGGAAGGGGTCGTTCCCGATGTCTACATATTGGGAAAAGCGCTGGGCGGTGGTGTTTTCCCGATTTCCTGCGTCGCCGCCGACCGGGACATTTTGGGCGTCTTCAATCCGGGTTCCCACGGTTCCACCTTCGGCGGGAATCCCCTGGCCTGCGCCGTATCCATCGCCGCCCTGGACGTGATCGTGGAGGAGGACCTGCCGCGCCGATCCCTGGAGCTCGGCGGGTACTTCCTGGAAAAATTGCGGACGATCGACCATCCCGACATAAAGGAAGTCCGGGGGAGGGGATTATTTATCGGCATCGAATTGCACACCCCCGCCCGGAAATATTGCGAAGCCCTGAAAGCGAAGAGGCTGCTCTGCAAAGAAACCCATGAAAACGTCATCCGTTTGGCCCCACCCCTCGTCATCACCAAGGAGGAGCTGGATTGGGCCTTTGAACGGATTCAGGCGGTGTTTGCGGAAATGCGGCCGGCGGCCGTGTAA